The genomic stretch GACCACCGGATGCGGCTCCAGCGGTGCTCCGATGCTACGCAAATCCCCCGTTTGCGACTGCCAACAATTGTGTCGGCGGCCGTAACAGGCAGTGCCCGGCACGTGTCCCCGGGCCGCGATGACGTCATACCGAGGCAGGCTGCAAGGTCGCGGAAAACGGCAGCTCGATGCGGAACACCGCACCCATGCCGGGCCGGCTGCGCACGCTGGCCTGGCCGCCATGCCGCTCGGCCACGGCACGCACCAGTACCAGCCCCAGCCCCGTCCCTTCCGGCGCGCCCTGCTGGCCTTCGTGCAGCCGCGCGAACGGCTCGAACAGCCGGGCCTGGTCGGCCTCGGCAATGCCGGGCCCATGGTCCTGCACGGCCACCACGAAGCGCTCCGCCTCGCGCGTCAGCGACACCGTCACGGTCGCGCCCGCCGGGCTGAACTTGATCGCATTGCTGACCAGGTTGGCGATGGCGCGCACCAGCAGCGCGGGTTCGCCCTGCAGCACCGCGGGATCGTCGGGCAGGTCGATCTGCAAGGACACCTCGCGCGCCTTGGCCAGCGCCCACAGCTGGTCGGTGGCGTCGAGCACCAGTCCGCCAAGCTCCACTTCCATAAACGCCAGCGCCTTCGATTCCGCGCGCGCCACGCTGATGAAATCGTCGGCGAGCTCCAGGGTGCGGCGCGCATGCGCCGCGATGCGGGCGAGCACGCCGTTGTCCGCGGCAGTATCGCCGGCGCTGGTGCCGGCGCTGGGGCCGGCGCTGGGGCTGGCGCTGGCGCCGGCGCTGGTGCCCGCCTGCTGCGCGCGCCGTTCTTCCAGTTCGATCAGCGCCAGGATCGACGCCTGCGGCGAGCGCATGTCGTGCGACAGGAAGCGCAGCATCTGCTCGCGCTGGCGCTCCGCCAGGCGGATCGCGGTGATGTCGATCACGCTGACGATCAGGCCGGCCACGGCGCCGGATTCGCCGTGCAGCGGCGCGCCATGCAGCAGGTAGCGGCGGTCGCCGCGCCCGGACACTTCGATGCCGCCCTCGGGCACCGGCGCGGGCATCACCGGCGCGCCGGCATGGCGGTCATGCAGCGCCTGCCAGTACGCCAGCGCCGCTGCCGGCGCCGGGCACACCGCCTCGATCAGCGCGCGGATGCCGGGGCGCGGCACGCCCGGCTCTGCTGGCCCCTCAGGCCCCTCAGGCCCCTCAGGCACGCGCGCCAGCAGCGCCGGGGCCAGCGCCACGCAGCGCCGGTTGGCCAGCCGCACGCCGCCGTCCAGGTCGCAGATGGCGGTGGCGTCGGGCAGGCTTTCGATCCCGTCGGAGAGGAAACGGCGCAGGCCGCGCAACTGCGCGCTGACGCCGTAGACCGCGCGCATGCGGCTGTCGAGCGTGGCGCCGGGGTGGCGCGGCGCGGGCATCACGCCGGGCTCGCGCTCGAGCCGCGCCAGCTCGTCGGTGAGAAAGCGCAGCGCCGCTTCCTGGCGCAGCCAGCTCCACAACGGATAGAACAGCACGCAGCCCAGCACCGCGGCGGCCGGCGCAAACCATAGCCGCGCCAGCGCCAGCAGCGCCAGCGACCCCAGCAGCAGGCCTGCCAGCAGCAGCCCGGTGGCCACCAGCGCGCCGCGCGGCGGCAGCCGCAGCGCCGCCAGCGCCGCCAGCAGCACCGCCAGCAGCGTGCCGCCGGCCTGCCATGCCGGCGACACCGCGACAATGGCGTCGCCGTCGCTGACCGCCTGCACCGTGTTGGCCAGGATCTCGACGCCGCTCATGCCGCGGCCGTCGCGCGAGACCGGTGTCGGCAGCACGTCGCCCATGCCGGTGGCAAGCGCGCCGATCAGCACCGCCTTGCCGGCAAACCTGGCCGGATCGATGCGGCCATCGAGCACGTCGCGCACCGACACGCGGGCGAAGGTGCCGGGCGGACCGGCGTAGGGGATGCGCACGCGGCCGCTGCGTTCCCAGCCATTGGCTTCGGTGACCACGGCAGGCTCATGGCGCACGCGCGCGGTCAGCGCGCCCGCGCGGCCGAAGCCAGCCATCACCGCGGCCAGGTGCGGCACGCCGGCGGCGGCCACCGGGTGCGGGCCTTCGCGCAGGTAGACCTGGCGCGCCACGCCGTCGGTATCGACCACCATGTTGATATGGCCGACGGCGGCGCCGAGCCCGGCCAGCGGGTAGCGCACCAGCATGCCGGCGGGGCCGGGCTCGGCCAGCACCGGCAGCACCACGTTGCCTGCCAGCGCCATGCTGCGCGCCAGCACGGCGTCGTCCTGCGGATAGCGGGTATCGCGCTCGGACAGGATCACGTCGACGCCGATCACACGCGGGCCGCCGGCGGCGATGCGGTCGATCAGCTGCGCCAGCACCGCGCGCCGCCACGGCCAGCGGCCGATGGCGGTGATGCTGGCGTCGTCGATGCCGACGATGACGATGTCGTCGCGCGCGGGATGATGCTGGGCGCCGATGGCGATGTCGTAGGCGGCCAGGTCGGCACGCTCGGTCCAGCCCTGGCGCGCCGCCAGCATCACCAGCGCCAGCACCGCAGCGGCCAGCAGGCACCATTCGACCAGCGTGCGCTGGCCGAAGGCGCGCCCCGCCGCACGCGGCTGCGTGCGCGCGCCCGGCGCGGCGGACGCGTCAGTGGAGCCGGATCCGGCCACCGCCGTCCGGCCGGTCGCCCGAACCGATTGCGCCGCCCTGCGCATCGCGCAGCATGGCGATGACTTCAATGCGCTGCGGCGCCGAGAACGCGGCCGGGTCGGGCGCCACGCCGGGCGCGGCGCGCGCCACGCGGATGAAATAGACGCCGGGCGCGGGGCGCGGCAGGTCGATGGCGTTGGTGGCGGTGTGCTCGTCCGCCAGCAGCGTGGCAAAGCCAGCATCGGCCGCCAGCTGTACCCGGTAGCCGGGGCCGGGGCCGCCGCCGCCCTCGGGCCAGCCGATGTGCAGCGCGCCGCCGTCGTCCTGCAGGGTGGGAACCGGCGGCTTGGGCTCGACCCGGAACGGCACCGCGTCCGACCACGGGCCCGGCAGGCCCGCCGCATCGACGCTGCGCACGCGCCACCACCAGCGGCCCGGCGCCAGCGCCTGCGCGGCGGGCGACGCGGCGGCGGCGTGGACGGCAGCGTCGCGGGTAAAGTCGGCATCGGTGGCGAGCGCCAGCTCGTAGCTGGCCGCGGCCGGCACCGTGGCCCATTCGAAGCTGACGGCATCGGCATAGCGCACGGCATCGGCGGCCGGCTGCTGCGTGAACGGTGCCGGCGGGTTCAGCCGCACCGAGACCGGCGCCTGCGCGTCATGGCCGGTCAGCTGGTGCCGGTCGATGGCGCTGACGCTCAGGTACAGCGTGCCTTCCGGCAGGCCATCGACCCGCACCCGGGTGGCATCGGCGCCGCTGGCGGTGCCGGTCCAGACCAGCTCGCTCAGCGCCGCATCGCGCGCCACCCGCACGCGGTAGGCCACCGCCCCCGGCACCGGTTGCCAGGCCGCCTCGAACGACGGCCCCAGCACGGTTTCATTGGGCGGCAGCAGGGCCGGCGCCGGCAGCAGCGCCACCGCTTGCGACAGCTTGCCGCCCGCCGACACGCCGATGCCATAGCCGGCCTCGAGCGACGCCGCCGCGGTCATGGCGCGCTCCGGTGCCGCGGTGGACCGGGTGCGCGCGGCGCTGACACCGACACGGCCTTGCAGCACCTCGCTGCGGCTGCCGCCGGCATCGGCCGAAACGCGGTAACGGGTGCCGCGCACGCCGGTCACCATCATCGGCGTATGCATCTCGAAGCGGCCGACGCCGCCGCCCTCGGGCGCCACGCGGGTCTCGGCAGCCCCTGTGTCGATGCGGATCACGGTGTCGACCAGGCCGCTGCGCGTGAAGGTGCGCAGCCGGTTCACCGCCACGGTGGTGCCAGGCGGCAGCGTGACGCGGGTACGGTCGGGCAGCTCGAGCGTGGCCGAAGCGCCGGCCGGGGTCTCGATGCGCGCGGCCTCGTCCAGGGTCATGCCGACCTGCACTGGGCGGCCGTTGGCGCGCACCGCGCCGCTGACGTAGACCACGCGCGCCGACGCCGCCTGCTCGGGGATCTGGCTGAGCGGGATACGCACGCGCGATCCCGGCACCAGCCGGTACGGATCGGCCACGCCGTTCAGGCGCTGCAGCGTGCGCCAGCCCTGCTCCGATGCCATGTAGCGCGACGCCAGCCCGATCAGCGTATCGCCCGGTTCCACCACGTAGATAAAGTCGGCGCCCTGCGCGCCCGCTGGCCCGGCATGCGCCGGCGCTGCTGCACCGGCCAATACAGCCAGCGCGGCCAGCGCGACCCTATGCACGCCCCTATGCACGCCCCTAAGCATCGCGGCCCTCGTCCGCCTGCGCTTCGGCCGCGGAGATCTCTTCGAAACGATAGCCGTGCGAATACACCGAGGTCAGCCGCACGCCGTTCTCGGGGCGCAGTGCCAGCTTCAGGCGCAAGCGGGAAATATGCGTGTCGAGCGTGCGCGAGCCCGCGCCCATGGCGCGGCCCCATACCGCCTGCTCCATCACCTCGCGCGCCAGCAGGCGCCCGGTATTGCGGAACAGGAACAGGGCCAGCTCATATTCGCGCGGCGACAGCACCGCGGCTTCGCCGCCGACGGTGATGGTGCGCGCGTGGGTATCGACGGTGTAGTTGCCGCGCCGGATCAGCTCGACTTCCTGCGCGGCCTCCGGGTAGGCGCGGCGCAGCAGCGAGCGCACGCGCGCGACCAGCTCGCCGGCGCGGATGGGCTTGAGCATGTAGTCGTCGGCGCCCACCGTCAGGCCGTCGACGATATCGGCTTCGGCGGTACGGCTGGTGACGAACAGGATTGGCGGCATGTTGCCGGACTTCTGCCGCACCCAGCTGACCAGCTCATAACCGCTGGTGCCCGGCAGTTGCCAGTCGACCAGCAGCAGGTCGTAGGCGCGCTCGCGCAGCGCGCGCAGCAAGTCGGCCCCGTTGGCGAACGATTCGCATTCGAAACCGGCTTCGCCCAAAATCTGCCGGATCAGTTCGGCCTGATCCGGATCATCCTCCACGGATGCAATTCGCATACCTCTACACCCTTCTGCCAGCTTCCGACTGCAACTGCGGTCTCTGCCACGGCGTGTCGACGGCTCGGCCGGCAAGTCATTCTTTGTCATTCACCCTGGCAAGGGGGCGCGGCCGTCGATCTGAACCGGCGGGCCAGGCCGAAGGCCGCCGGCTGCCGCAATGTTACCCAATCGCGGCCTGTTCCGTCGAGACGCCCCGACGTGGGGTGCGCGGGCCTGCCCACCGGCTATTGCAGCATGTAGGTCTCGTACTCCAGCCGCTCCAGCTTGTGGTCCAGCATCGCCAGCGCCAGCGCCACCACCACCAGCAGCGACACCGCAAAGCCGTAGCCATACCAGGCCGGGCCCAGCTGCAGCGTCACCAGCGTCAGCGCGCAGTTCAGCACCACGAACAGCGCGGTCAGCAGCAGCACCTCGCGGCGCCGGTCCAGGTAGAAGTAGATGTTGAGCACGCCCAGCAGCACCACCTGCAGGCTGGCGCCGATCACGTCGACGTACAGCAGCGGCAGGTACAGCTCGGAAATGCCCAGCAGCCGCAGCACCCACGTGCCCACCGCGAACAGCAGCAGCGCGGCAATGGCCTGCACCTTGACGATCTCGTACAGGCCCAGCCGGATGGTCTGGACCATGGTGTTGCGCATGTCCTCGATATGCTCGAGCGAGCTGCCGCCGCGCACCGCATCGTAGAACGCGTCGTAATACTCGACGAAATCGGTCTCGATCCGCACCAGGAACACCGCCATGCCGGGAATGATGGCGAGGTAGGCCAGGAACACCGGGATGTCGTAGATGATCGACGCGCGCAGCGGCCCGATCACCTGGTGGCCGGTGGACGGCGCGTACCAGAACATGAACTTGTCGATCCAGATGCCCAAGTTGTAGAGCAGCCCGATCGCCACCAGGCTGGGGTAGGCATAGCGGCGCCGGAACACCTCGAACGAGATGAACTGGCGGCTGGTGTAGTTGCGGTAGATCAGCGTCACCATGCCGGTCAGCAGGCACAGCTGGCCCGCGACGAACCCGCCCAGCAGCCCTTCCATGCCGTAGCCGCGCAGCCCCAGCGCGGCCGCCACCGAGACCGCGTAGCCCAGCAAAAAGGTCCAGACGATGGCCTTGTACTGCTTCATGCTCGACAGGAAGATCGCCGCGATCCAGATATTGCTCAGCACCACGAAGCCCGCCACCATCAGCAGCCGGTACAGCACCGACTGCTCGCCGAAGCTGAACACCGCGCACGCCACGCCGATGCCGCCCGACAGCACCGTGGCCAGCAGCGCCACCGCGTGGTAGTTGCTGAGGATCAGGTGGTCGCGCTTCTCGAACAGCCGGTCCGAGGTAAAGCGCGTGAACGACAGCTGCATCGGCCCGGTCAGGATCAGGCTGCCCGCGATCAGGTAGGTCACCGAGACCTGGAACTGCGTGATCAGCGTGCCCGGCACCACGAACGGCAGGCTCAGCATGCCGATCAGCAGGATGCCGACGATCGACAGGATCCACGGCCCCGAGCTGATGATGCCGGCATACGCGTAGGCGCTCAGCATGCCGGACAGGTTGTCCCGCCGCAGCATCTTGCGCAGCTCGAATCCAATCCCGGCCATGCTCAGACTCCTCCGTGGACCGGGCAGCGCGCGGGATTGCCGCCGTGCCGGGCTGCGTCGGGCGCGGTGCCATCGGCCTGCGCCATCAGCCGTTGATACAGTTCGCGGTAGCTGCCCACCATGCGCTCCTGGGTGTAGTAGCGCTCCACGCGCGCCACCCCCGCGGCCTGCGCCGCCTGCCAGCGCGCCGGCTCGCGCAGCAGCCCGAGCGCGGCCGCGGCCAGCGCGGCGGGGTCGGCAATGCGCACCACCTCGCCCGCCGGACCCAGCGCGGCGTCGTCGCCGGGCAGGCCGAACAGCAGCTCGCGGCACGAGCCCACGTCGGTGGTCACGCACGGCACGCCGGCGGCAAAGCCTTCCAGCACCACCAGGGGCAGCGCTTCGCTGATCGAGCTGAGCACCAGCACGCCCACCTGCGGCAGCAGCGCGTCGATGCGCTGGAAGCCGAGGAACTTCACCTTCTTGCCCAGCCCCAGGCTTTCGGCCAGGCTGCGGCATTCGCGCGCGTATTCGGGGTCTTCGTCCTCCGGGCCGGCGATCCAGCCTTCGGCCTCGGGGTATTCGCGCACCACCGTCAGCATCGCGCGGATAAAGGTCTTGACGTCCTTGATCGGCACCACCCGGCCGATCAGGCACAGCACCGGCGGCACCCCCGGCTGGCGCTGCGCGCGCAGCGGCGCCAGGCGCGGCAGGTCGATGCCGTTGGGGATGCTGCGCGTGCGCGCCTCGGGCGCGCCGTCCTGCACCTGGCGGCGGCGGTTGCCTTCGTACAGCGCGACGATGTCGTCGCCGGCGTCATAGCAGACCCGGCCCAGGGTTTCGAAAAAGCGCACCCACAGCTCGCGGAAATAGCTGATCTGGGAGATGTCGCGCTCGAACACATTGCGGTTGTCGCGGATCCACTGGCTCTGGAACAGGTCGATCTTGCGTTCCTTGGTATAGATGCCGTGCTCCGACACCAGCAGCGGGCGCTGGTTGCGGTGGCGCAGCAGCGCGCCGAGAAAGCCCGCGTAGCCGGTCGAGACCGTGTGATAGACGCGCGCCGGGATCAGCCCGTCGGCAATCCGCACCAGCTGCCACAGCGGCTTGTGCATGATGCGCACGGTCCAGAAGTAATCGGTGAACGACGGGTCGGTGCAGAAGCGCCGGTATTGGTCGGTGATGGTCTGCCAGGCGCGGCGGCTGTACAGGAACGCGTCCTCGCCCAGCGCGCCGCCCTCGCGCAGAGCCGGCATCAGTTCGCGGATCATCGCCCCGGCCTCGGCCTCGCGGCCGGGCTCGCGCAGCAGGTCGTGCAGGCGATCGGCGGCGTCGAACGCCTTCGCGTCGCCGCCGCGGCCCTGCGCCAGCGGCGGCGGCGGGAAGTCATAGAGATAGTGCGTTTCCAGGTGCACCACGTTGGCCGGCAGCTGGTAGGCCATGTCGCCATAGTCCTCGCGCCGGCTGCCGATAAAGACGATGCCGAAGCGCAGCTCGGGGAACGCGCGGATCATCTGGTTGACCCAGCTCGACACGCCGCCGCTTACGTACGGGAAGGTGCCTTCGAGCAGCAGCATGACGTCGGCCGACGCCCCTTTCAACAGGATCTCGCTCATGATTGCCAGTACCGCAGCAGGGGCCGCACCAGCGGGAGCGGCGAGGGGCTGTCAAACGATGCCATCAGCTGGCGCACCGCGGCGTAGTCGCGTTCCAGGTAGGCGGCTTCGGCCAGGTGCGGCAGCACGCGCTCGCGCGCGAAGCCCAGCGCCTCGGCGCGCTGCAGCCAGGCGCGCGCCTCGCGCGGGGCGTTGCGCGCCAGCGCCAGGCGTCCGCGCATGTACCACAGCGAGGCAATGCTGTCGTCGTGCGACAGCGCCGCGCTGGCGTAGCGCTCGACCTGGCTGGCGGTGTAGCGATAAACGTCGCCCTGCACCAGGTTCTGGTAGATCAGCTCCCAGTACAGGTCGGCCAGGCGCTTGCTGATCTCGGCGCGCTCGCCCGGGCTGTAGGCGGTTTCCAGGCGCGGCAGCTCGGCCAGGATCTGCTGGGTCAGCTGCTTCTCGGCGCCATCCAGCATGCCGTAGGCCAGCAGCCGGATATCGTCGGCGCTGTCGGCCAGCAGTTCGCGCAGCACCGGGCTGACGGTGCGCGCCGGCATCGACTGCATCGCCACCAGCGCGGTCATGCGCTCCGGCAGCGGCGCGCGCGCATTGCCCAGCTGCGCCCGCAGCCGCGCGCCGCCGCCATGCGTGACGCGCGACATCAGGTGCGTGACAAATTCCGGCAGGCCAACCGTGCCGATGCCGCTGGTATCGACGCGGCGCGGGAACAGCTTCGACAGCAGGTAGCTGCCCACGCACACCAGCGCGCCGCCGAGCGGCACGAAGAAGCAGAACAGCGCCAGGAAGCCGTAGCTCCACGCGAACGGCACGCGGAAACGCCGTGGCAGCAGGCGCCACAGCAGCAACGCCGTCAGCGCCGCGGCCACGGCCTGCATGCCGAAAAACGCCAGCAGCAGCGCGGTGCTGTTGCCGGCGCGCGCCAGCAGCGCCAGCGCGGCGATCTGTGCGGCCAGGCCGCCGGCGCCGAGCTTAAACATGGGGCGCTTTCCCGGCTGCCGGTGCCGGCCGCGCCGTGGTGCCGTCCACCTGGGCCCGGCGCAGCAGCTTGACCAGCGCCTCTTCGGCACCGGTCGCGGGCACCGCCAGCGAGTAGACGCCGATGCCGGCGCGGGTGAAATCGGTGCCGAACTGCGCGCGCAGCATGTCTTCGATGCGCACCAGGTAGGCCGCCACGGCCTGCGCATCGGACAGCGGCATCAGCGTCAGCATGGCGCGGTGGTGGGGATTGACCAGCGGCCAGGCCACGTCGAGCGCGCGCCGGCTGCGCACCACCTGCTCGAACAGCGCATCGCGCTCCGGATCGGTGTCGAACACCAGCGCCACCACCGAGCTGTCGATGCCGGTCTCGCGCTGCAGCCGCGACAGGCGCGCATAGTCCAGCGCAAACGGATACGGACACCCCGGCAGCGCCGCCAGCAGGTTGCGGGTGGCGCCGGCATGCTCGACGCCGTCGGCGTAGTAGCCCAGCAGCACCATCAGCATCTGCAGGTTTTCATAGTTCAGCGACAGGAACGGCATGCGTTCCACCACCAGCAGGCCGATCAGGTGGTCGGAGCCCGCCAGCACCGGCGCCACCGCCACGTAGCGGGTGCGCGCATCGTGCTGCAGGCCGTCGGCGCGCAGGTGGGCAAGCTGGCGCGTGTCCAGGCAGTGGCGCACCAGCGGATCGGTGGTATCCAGCGTGAAGGCCGGGCCGATGCTGGCCGCGGCCTCGGTGTCGACGCGCTCGCCATCGCAGGCGTAGAGCGCCGCCGCCTCGACCTGGCAGGCCTGCGCCACCACCTGCAGCACCGGCTGCGCGCCGGCCAGCACGTGGCCGCCGCGGGCGGCCTGTTCCAGCGCCACGCCGCGCAGTTGCGACAGCGTGTCGCGCAGCGTGGTGGGCCGCGCCAGCAGGTCGTTCTCCAGCCGCGAGTGCGAGATGCGCAGCAGGTAGTGGTTCTTGGTCAGCGCCGCCAGGCGCTCGTCCAGGTAGCGGTTGACGGCGCGGGCGCGCGCCAGGCGCGTGCCCCAGATATCGCCGAACTGCCCGGCCACCAGCACCAGCAGCAGGCCGCCAAGGAAAAACAGGCGCGGGAATGGTCCGGGCATCACGCCGGTCTCGTGGTAGACGTACCACGCGACCAGCAGCATCAGCACGCTGCCCACGCCGATCAGCGTGCCGTAGCGCAGCGCCAGGATCACCGGCAGCAGCCAGGCCCACGGAAAGCCCATGCCCAGCAGCAACGGGTTCTGCGGCAGCACCAGCCAGGCCAGCCCGAGCGCGGCCAGCATCGCCACTACCAGTTCCACCACGGCGGCGGGTCCGGTGACCGCGGGCGCGAGCAGGCGCGCATAGCGCCCGCCCAGGCCGATGCCCTGCCCTTGCCGCGCGCGATAGGTGTTGTCAGCCGTCTTGGCCACGCTCATCCCCTTGCTTCAACCATCCATCGCCGCGCATGCGCAGCGTCGTGCCGATGACTGCCACGCTTCAGCCCTGCATCAGCGGCGCCAGCAGCCGGCGCAGCAGTTTCTGCGCGGTGCCCGACAGCGAGGCGCGGCTCCAGCCGCTGTCGCTGCCGGTGGCCGACCACACCACTTCGCCGCTGTTCACGTCGAGCAGTTGCAGCGAGATGCCGACCGCCGGCTCGCCGTCCACGCCGACCTTGTAGCGCCATTCCTGCACCGCGCCGGTCAGCGCATAGCGGGCCTTCTCGGCGCGCGCCCATTCCAGCGCCTTGCCCACCGCCTCGCGCTCGGCCGGCTCGAACAGCGTTTCCGGGTTCAGCGCGGCCGGATAGCGCTTCAGGCTGGCCACGCCGCCGGTCTTGAGCAGGCTCTCGGCGATGGCTTCGGCGCGCAGGCCGGCCTGCGGCGTCTCGGTGTAGTTGACGATCGGCAGCACCGCGATGGTCTCGCCGCGCGCCAGCGCCGGCGCGCGGCCGACGTCGGTCACCGCGCAGCCCGCCAGCCACAACGCCGCGCCCAGCGCGCCGCACCACGCGGCCAGCCGCGCTGCTGCCGTCCTGCCCGTCCTGCCTTTCACGCCCGTTTGCTTGTTCATGTTCATCCCCTTTTTCCGTATTGCCATGTCCTGTCGATGCCCCTGTCGTTGCCCTGCCGCGGCCTGACCTGCCGCGCTCAGTACAGCCAGCGGTAGCGCAATCCCAGTTCGGTCATCGGCCGCCCGCCGTTGCGCGCCGCGGTCTCGTGCGAGACATAGAGCGCCAGGTGGTCGTTGCCGAACACCGAGCCCGCCACGCCGCCCTGCACGCGGAAGTTCTGCCGCGCGCGGGTGTCGTGCAGCAGCCCGATCTCGCCGAACGGCCGCCACTTGCGCGTGTATTCGTCCAGCAGTTCGGTGCCGAAGCCGAACAGTACGCCAGCCTGCGTGAAGGCCTGCGGCATGTAGAACGCCGGCGTCGCGGCGTCGCCCGCCGGCACCAGCGCGGCCTGGCGCGGCGTCAGGCTGCCGCCCTGCGTGCTGTAGCTGGCGTGCGTCGCGACCACGCGCACGGTGTAGTCCGGATACGCAGTGCGGATCCTGTAGCCGGCCTCGACGTCATAGACCATGCCGTGGCCCAGCGTGCTGCGGTCCTGGCCGCGGAAGCGGCTGTACTCGATGCGCGCGCCGACGAACTCGCGCAGGCTGAAGCGCCACGTCGCACCCAGCCCCAGCACGTCCTTGGCGCCGCCCACGCGCAGCGGCGCGGACTCGTCGGCGGGCTGGTTGAGCCCGGCCAGCGTGCTGAACTGCAGCCGTCCCTGCTGGTTCCACTCGCCGAAGAAGCGCGCCGTGGCCATGGTGTCGAGGCCCTCGCGGTAGCCCGCGGTGGCGCGCCAGCGCTGGTTGTTGTCGCGGTAGCCCAGCGACAGGTCGGCGCGCCGGTCCGACGACGGCACGTTGGCGAGCTGCCGCGGATCGGTACTGCGCTGGTCGCGCCAAGTGCCGCGCAGGTTCAGGTCATAGCCATCCCACAGCCGCACGCCGCCGGCCAGGCTGCCTTCGGTGAACTCGAGCGGCTTCTGGTGCATGAAGCGCACGCGCGGCTCGATCGCCTGGGCGTTGAACAGCAGCGTGTCGCGCAGGGTTTCCTGCAGCGCGTCGTCGGAGCGGGACCGCTCCTGGGTCTCGAAAGCGAGCGTCTGCGCCGCGCCCAGGCGGTCCAGCCGCTGGTTGGCCTCGATCTGGCTCGCCACCGGCACGCGGCCGGCCTGGCGCTCGAGGATGCGGTCAAGGCTGTTCAGGTCCTGCCGGTCCAGCGCGATCGCCACCTCGGCATACGCCGGGCGCTGCAGCCGGTTGGCGTACTGGCGCGCCAGCCAGCCGCGCGCCAGTTCATTCGATTCGGCCGACATCGCCCACGCCAGCGCGGCATCGCGGCCGGCGGCCGACAAGGCGGCCTCGCGCCGCGCCGCGTCGCGCACGACCTCGGCGGGGACGGGATCGCGCAGCGGCGGCAGTCCTTCGACCTCGCCCAGCTGCGACGGCGCGTCCGCGCCCGGCGAACTCAGTTCGCGCGCCGCCGTGGAAGCGCGGTCGGCGCGCAGCATCTGGATCACCAGCGCGCGCGAGACCTCGCCCGAGGCAAAGATCTGCCCCAGCGCCACGGTCTGGCGGCGCAGGTCCGCGCGCGACGGCGCGCCCGAGACGTTCTCGCGCTCCTCGTCGCCATCATTGTTGTCCGGGCGCATGCGCGCAGCGCCCGTGCCGCGCCGGGCCCAGCCACGCTGCAGGTCGATCCACGCCTGGCGGCGCACGCGCCAGGCCATGTCGGTCTGGCCGACGGCTTCATAGGCGTCGGCCAGCAGGCTGAGCCAGAGCGGATCGGCGCTCTTGCCATCGTTGAGCTTGCGCAGGTAATGCAGCGCCGCGCGCCCGTCGTGGAAGCGCATATGGCCGGCGGCGAAGGCGCCCCACAGGTCGGGATTGTCCTCGGCCTGGTCCTGCAGGCGGCGCATCACCGCGCGCACCTCGGTATCTGTCCCCTGGTCGACCAGCGTCCACAGCAGCGCCGCCAGCGTTTCGCTGTCGGCGTCCGGCAGGCCCGCGGCATGGCGCAGGTCGGCCAGCGCCTGCTCGCGCTGGCCCGTGACGCGGTAGTACTCGGCGCGCCGCATCAGGAAGCGGCTCGACTGCCAG from Cupriavidus nantongensis encodes the following:
- the pelF gene encoding GT4 family glycosyltransferase PelF, which translates into the protein MSEILLKGASADVMLLLEGTFPYVSGGVSSWVNQMIRAFPELRFGIVFIGSRREDYGDMAYQLPANVVHLETHYLYDFPPPPLAQGRGGDAKAFDAADRLHDLLREPGREAEAGAMIRELMPALREGGALGEDAFLYSRRAWQTITDQYRRFCTDPSFTDYFWTVRIMHKPLWQLVRIADGLIPARVYHTVSTGYAGFLGALLRHRNQRPLLVSEHGIYTKERKIDLFQSQWIRDNRNVFERDISQISYFRELWVRFFETLGRVCYDAGDDIVALYEGNRRRQVQDGAPEARTRSIPNGIDLPRLAPLRAQRQPGVPPVLCLIGRVVPIKDVKTFIRAMLTVVREYPEAEGWIAGPEDEDPEYARECRSLAESLGLGKKVKFLGFQRIDALLPQVGVLVLSSISEALPLVVLEGFAAGVPCVTTDVGSCRELLFGLPGDDAALGPAGEVVRIADPAALAAAALGLLREPARWQAAQAAGVARVERYYTQERMVGSYRELYQRLMAQADGTAPDAARHGGNPARCPVHGGV
- a CDS encoding tetratricopeptide repeat protein, whose translation is MFKLGAGGLAAQIAALALLARAGNSTALLLAFFGMQAVAAALTALLLWRLLPRRFRVPFAWSYGFLALFCFFVPLGGALVCVGSYLLSKLFPRRVDTSGIGTVGLPEFVTHLMSRVTHGGGARLRAQLGNARAPLPERMTALVAMQSMPARTVSPVLRELLADSADDIRLLAYGMLDGAEKQLTQQILAELPRLETAYSPGERAEISKRLADLYWELIYQNLVQGDVYRYTASQVERYASAALSHDDSIASLWYMRGRLALARNAPREARAWLQRAEALGFARERVLPHLAEAAYLERDYAAVRQLMASFDSPSPLPLVRPLLRYWQS
- a CDS encoding PelD GGDEF domain-containing protein is translated as MSVAKTADNTYRARQGQGIGLGGRYARLLAPAVTGPAAVVELVVAMLAALGLAWLVLPQNPLLLGMGFPWAWLLPVILALRYGTLIGVGSVLMLLVAWYVYHETGVMPGPFPRLFFLGGLLLVLVAGQFGDIWGTRLARARAVNRYLDERLAALTKNHYLLRISHSRLENDLLARPTTLRDTLSQLRGVALEQAARGGHVLAGAQPVLQVVAQACQVEAAALYACDGERVDTEAAASIGPAFTLDTTDPLVRHCLDTRQLAHLRADGLQHDARTRYVAVAPVLAGSDHLIGLLVVERMPFLSLNYENLQMLMVLLGYYADGVEHAGATRNLLAALPGCPYPFALDYARLSRLQRETGIDSSVVALVFDTDPERDALFEQVVRSRRALDVAWPLVNPHHRAMLTLMPLSDAQAVAAYLVRIEDMLRAQFGTDFTRAGIGVYSLAVPATGAEEALVKLLRRAQVDGTTARPAPAAGKAPHV